In Streptomyces sp. HUAS ZL42, the DNA window CGCACACGGAGAAGACGATCGCGCCGTTCTGCACCGCCTGGTACAGGTGCCCGTCGCGGCGCAGCCGCTCCGCCGCGAGCCGCTGCGGACGGTCCTCGCCGCCGCCGATCAGGTAGATGTCGCCCGAGGTCGGGATCGGCTGGTCGCTGCGCACGTCGAGCCGGGCCACGTCGAGGCCGCGCTGCCGGGCCCGGCGCTCCACGACGAGGACGTTGCCCTGGTCGCCGTACGTGCTGAGCAGGTCGGGGTAGACCCAGACGACCCGCAGGTTGTTGTCGCTCACAAGAGTCCCCTGTGTGTCAGTTGCCGACGCGTCGGCGCAGGTCCTGGAAGGCGGTGTAGTTGGCGATGACCTCGATACGGCCCGGCGGACACAGCTGCACGGCCTGGTCGAGGTTCTCGCACACCTGGAAGCGCTGGTTCGCGACCTCCAGACGCACCGCGAGGTCCAGCTTGCGATCGCCGATCACGCAGATGGGGTGGCCGGTCAGGCGCGTGTAGTCGACGTCCCACAGCCAGGAGGTGTCGGTGCCGTCGGCGCCGCGCGCGTTCACGGAGAGGATCACCGGGGACGGCGGCGGGTCGATCAGCGAGAACGTCTCCAGCCAGCCGGCCGGGTTCTTGGCGAGCAGCAGCCGCAGATCACGGCCCTGGAACTGGACCACGTCGTAGCGTCCGGCGACCGCCTGCACCTGGTACATGCGCTCCAGGGCGACCTGCGGGGGCACCCCGAAGACGGCCGCGACGGCGGCCGAGGAGGCGGCGTTGGCCTTGTTCGCGCGGCCCGGCAGCTGGAGGTGGATCGGCCAGGCGGACCCGTGCGGGTCGAGGACGTGGTCCCCGGACAGCGCCCAGCTCGGCGTCGGGCGGCGGAAGCCGCACTCACCGCAGAACCAGTCGTCTCCGGGCCGCTGCATCACGCCACCGCAGGAAGGGCAGGACCAGGCGTCGTCCTTCCACATCTGTCCGGCGGCGACCCAGATCACATTGGGGGAGGAGGACGCGGCCCACACCACCAGCGGGTCGTCGCAGTTGGCGACGACGACGGACTTCGAACCGGCCAGACCCTCGCGCCAGTTCTCCGCGAGCATGCGGGTCTCGGCCGCGCGGTCGAGCTGGTCGCGGGAGAGGTTGAGCAGGGCGATGCACTTCGGGTCGGTGTCCCGGGCCACGCCCGCGAGGTACTTCTCGTCGACCTCTATGACGCCGTACCGGGCTTCCGATCCACCGGCGAGAGCCGAGGTGATGCCGGCGGGCATGTTGGCCCCGAGCGCGTTGGAGACCACCGGGCCCGCGGCGCGCAGCGCCTCTGCGATGAGCCGCGTGGTCGTGGTCTTGCCGTTGGTCGCCGAGACGAGGACGACGTCCAGGTTCTGCGCGAGCCGGGCGAGGAGGTCGGGATCGAGTTTGAGTGCCACCCGGCCACCGATCACCGAACCGCTGCCGCGCCCCGCGGCGCGCGATGCCGCAGCGACCGCCTTGCCCGCGGTCACGGCGATCTTGGCCCGCGGCGTGAGCGGGTCCGAGTTGCCTGCCATCAGTTCTCGATCCTCCTTGCGTACGCGCCGCGCCTCTGCCTGACGGCAACGTGGTAGGTGGTCAGCCTATCGAGATCCATTCGCACTCCAGAACCGCGGCACCGGCCCGACCTTCACGCGTCGCAGAGGACCGTACCCTTGCCGCCATGCGAAACGGCTCGATCCCGGGCGCCCGCGGGCGCGTCCGGCCCCTGACTCTGCTCGGCGACGAGGTCCTGCACGAGCCCTGCCGGGAGGTCACCGACTTCGGCCCCGAACTGGCACACCTGGTCGAGGACTTGTTCGCGACGATGTACGCGGCCCAGGGCGTGGGCCTGGCCGCGAACCAGGTGGGAGTGCCCCTGCGGGTGTTCGTGTACGACTGTCCCGACGACGAGGAGGTCCGCCACCTCGGCCATGTGGTGAACCCACGC includes these proteins:
- a CDS encoding MurT ligase domain-containing protein yields the protein MAGNSDPLTPRAKIAVTAGKAVAAASRAAGRGSGSVIGGRVALKLDPDLLARLAQNLDVVLVSATNGKTTTTRLIAEALRAAGPVVSNALGANMPAGITSALAGGSEARYGVIEVDEKYLAGVARDTDPKCIALLNLSRDQLDRAAETRMLAENWREGLAGSKSVVVANCDDPLVVWAASSSPNVIWVAAGQMWKDDAWSCPSCGGVMQRPGDDWFCGECGFRRPTPSWALSGDHVLDPHGSAWPIHLQLPGRANKANAASSAAVAAVFGVPPQVALERMYQVQAVAGRYDVVQFQGRDLRLLLAKNPAGWLETFSLIDPPPSPVILSVNARGADGTDTSWLWDVDYTRLTGHPICVIGDRKLDLAVRLEVANQRFQVCENLDQAVQLCPPGRIEVIANYTAFQDLRRRVGN